A genomic segment from Verrucomicrobiota bacterium encodes:
- a CDS encoding Gfo/Idh/MocA family oxidoreductase: MKKISRRTALKTSLAGAAALSAPMILPSSVLGLNGQNTSPNSRINMGLIGHGKIMQGHRPYHLAADEVQVVALCDVKTWTLKEANEEAAKIQGQKVDTYEFYEDLLARDDIDAIVIGTPDHWHAKIAIDAFKAGKDVYVEKPMTLTIEEGKIMRETCARYGRVLQVGSQQRSEWAFRKAAELVRNGYIGKIKTIAAKLGEFPPPTQFPETPIPEGLNYDRWLGPAPMEPYNEDRIKGDYGGGWRRFWDYGSRKNGDWGAHHYDIIQWALGMDESGPVHFIAKGYEGEEFQSFLYADGTKVMRGAEGLGHMIRFIGEDGEVLVSRGGKIDTTPASLKNIILKSSDERLYESTDHRKDWLNSIRSRSQPICHVGIGHRTATICHLSGISERLGRSINWDPVAEHIVGDERAAMWETRPRRAPYHQLV; this comes from the coding sequence ATGAAAAAAATATCTCGTCGGACTGCCCTAAAAACTTCCCTAGCCGGAGCTGCAGCTTTATCAGCTCCCATGATTCTTCCTTCCTCCGTATTAGGATTGAATGGTCAGAACACCTCCCCAAACAGCCGAATCAACATGGGCCTGATTGGACATGGAAAGATCATGCAGGGTCACCGCCCTTATCATCTGGCTGCGGATGAAGTTCAAGTTGTTGCGCTGTGCGATGTAAAGACCTGGACCTTGAAGGAGGCCAATGAAGAGGCCGCGAAGATTCAGGGACAAAAGGTGGATACTTATGAATTCTACGAAGACCTGTTGGCACGCGACGACATAGATGCCATTGTCATTGGGACACCCGATCACTGGCACGCCAAAATCGCTATCGACGCTTTTAAGGCCGGAAAAGACGTCTATGTCGAAAAGCCAATGACCCTCACCATCGAAGAAGGTAAGATCATGCGGGAAACCTGCGCGCGTTACGGACGGGTGCTTCAGGTGGGTAGTCAGCAACGTTCCGAGTGGGCCTTTCGCAAGGCTGCCGAGCTGGTGCGCAATGGGTACATTGGGAAAATTAAAACCATTGCAGCAAAATTAGGAGAATTTCCGCCTCCGACCCAGTTTCCTGAAACGCCGATTCCCGAAGGGCTGAATTACGACCGTTGGCTTGGACCAGCACCCATGGAGCCCTATAATGAAGATCGGATCAAGGGTGACTATGGCGGAGGTTGGCGTCGCTTCTGGGACTATGGTTCGCGCAAGAATGGCGACTGGGGTGCCCACCATTACGACATTATTCAATGGGCACTGGGCATGGACGAATCCGGACCTGTCCACTTTATTGCCAAGGGTTACGAGGGTGAAGAGTTTCAGTCATTCCTTTATGCCGATGGCACGAAAGTAATGCGCGGAGCTGAAGGGCTCGGGCACATGATTCGTTTTATAGGTGAAGATGGAGAAGTGCTGGTGAGCCGAGGCGGAAAAATCGATACGACTCCCGCTTCCTTAAAGAACATCATTCTGAAGAGCAGTGATGAGCGTCTTTATGAGTCAACTGACCACCGGAAAGATTGGTTGAACTCCATCCGGAGTCGATCGCAACCGATTTGCCATGTTGGAATTGGCCATAGGACGGCCACCATTTGTCATCTTTCTGGCATTTCAGAACGCCTTGGTCGTTCGATAAACTGGGATCCCGTAGCGGAGCATATTGTAGGGGATGAACGTGCTGCCATGTGGGAAACACGTCCTCGCCGTGCGCCGTATCACCAATTGGTATAA
- a CDS encoding XRE family transcriptional regulator yields the protein MTKQLNVALITETIAELGLNQAALADKIGNTRAAVSKWFTGKSFPRPPELLKLGKLLGLSYKDLVKTPNEDKEPLIAFRKRGATKTTEKHVARAKDMGRFLEPLVPYLGFDEFVGPASLKKPSTDYPYLQALVVKLRRELGLSESSPIRFEDLIKKFQEHQAVLIPTMWGRKDKHENALHIYLPKSKTTWIYLNLDSEVHDFKFWMAHELGHVLSVTLLENDDLDAAENFANGFAGALLFPRPAAEKWFKKYQASAGDTSRLKVLVAAAKEYLISPNSVYKELEKYATAVREPFATISNSVLFSAITKFNKQFPTLSEHLFDGVTPTADHFMRVAQAQFDTHFYKALGKFLQDTEAPASVVSRMMDVPLADGRAFHEALTTV from the coding sequence ATGACCAAACAACTTAATGTTGCGCTGATCACAGAAACCATTGCTGAGCTCGGGCTGAATCAAGCGGCACTTGCGGATAAAATCGGCAATACCAGGGCTGCGGTTTCCAAATGGTTTACCGGCAAATCTTTTCCACGTCCTCCTGAATTGCTAAAACTGGGAAAGCTGCTCGGGCTTAGCTACAAGGACTTGGTTAAAACGCCTAATGAAGATAAGGAACCGCTCATCGCCTTTCGGAAACGCGGTGCAACCAAGACCACGGAAAAGCACGTGGCCCGGGCAAAGGATATGGGCAGATTTCTGGAACCATTGGTTCCTTATCTTGGATTTGATGAATTTGTGGGACCTGCCAGCCTCAAGAAGCCCTCCACTGATTATCCGTACCTCCAGGCGCTCGTCGTGAAGTTGCGCCGCGAACTTGGACTTTCAGAATCTAGTCCCATTCGGTTTGAAGATCTGATTAAGAAGTTTCAGGAACACCAGGCTGTCTTGATTCCCACCATGTGGGGCAGGAAAGATAAGCATGAAAATGCACTGCATATCTATCTTCCCAAATCAAAAACAACTTGGATCTATCTCAATCTCGACAGCGAAGTGCACGACTTCAAGTTCTGGATGGCCCATGAACTTGGTCATGTTCTCAGCGTGACCCTTCTTGAGAATGACGATTTGGATGCAGCTGAAAACTTTGCCAATGGTTTTGCAGGGGCTTTATTGTTTCCCCGCCCGGCAGCGGAAAAATGGTTCAAAAAATATCAAGCTTCCGCTGGAGATACCAGCCGCCTTAAGGTGCTGGTTGCTGCGGCAAAAGAATACCTGATTTCGCCAAATTCGGTCTACAAAGAACTGGAAAAGTATGCAACCGCAGTCCGCGAACCATTTGCCACGATCTCGAACAGTGTTCTCTTTTCAGCTATAACCAAGTTTAACAAACAGTTTCCGACGCTCAGCGAACATTTATTCGACGGTGTAACACCGACTGCCGATCATTTTATGCGGGTAGCACAGGCACAGTTTGATACACACTTTTATAAGGCCCTTGGAAAATTTCTTCAAGATACGGAAGCTCCGGCCAGTGTAGTCAGCCGGATGATGGATGTTCCGCTCGCTGATGGACGGGCCTTTCACGAAGCTTTGACGACGGTCTGA
- a CDS encoding DNA-binding protein, with protein sequence MKQSKILVDSNSYFRLAQNIHPLLFQSFGKENYTLFVHSDLIFEFKRKPRLRNKFHWVMQPEYVENRKRALTLSTQNKKDIEDTFQHLWEYIKDEKLGPLEVDTRILATAAELGIPVVTDDQDMIKVAELFGIHQIGSMELMKMMLDAKHIEMEKVRQVVSQWRYDNDTPHKNYAKEYRRLFGEAVPRD encoded by the coding sequence ATGAAGCAGTCGAAAATACTCGTAGACTCCAATAGCTATTTTCGACTGGCTCAGAACATTCACCCATTGCTGTTCCAATCGTTCGGAAAAGAAAATTACACTCTCTTCGTCCATTCGGACTTGATCTTCGAATTCAAACGCAAGCCCCGCCTCAGAAACAAGTTCCATTGGGTAATGCAGCCTGAGTATGTCGAGAATCGCAAACGTGCTCTTACCCTTAGCACTCAAAATAAGAAGGACATTGAGGATACATTCCAACATTTATGGGAATACATCAAAGATGAGAAACTTGGTCCGCTAGAGGTGGACACTCGCATTCTCGCGACGGCAGCGGAGCTGGGGATTCCCGTGGTGACGGATGACCAGGACATGATCAAAGTAGCTGAACTATTCGGAATTCACCAGATAGGATCCATGGAGCTTATGAAGATGATGCTCGATGCTAAACATATCGAAATGGAAAAAGTCAGGCAGGTGGTTTCGCAGTGGCGGTATGACAACGATACACCCCACAAAAACTACGCAAAAGAATACCGCAGATTGTTTGGCGAAGCGGTTCCGAGGGATTGA